In Rhipicephalus microplus isolate Deutch F79 chromosome 9, USDA_Rmic, whole genome shotgun sequence, one genomic interval encodes:
- the LOC142772342 gene encoding uncharacterized protein LOC142772342, producing MAASTSSSSSAIKGHTAISTSTFYSVPKERPKRFVHANLLDVINPNESDFSADEKSGEKVSGDSSDEGDAIQTEVEEAEEEVATSTDAPPVDRILQNMKRRYTWVKKDFDIEAGSFENNFPLPPAEPLSAVEYFDMFVSRSMLRLSSMKAISTTFKNMEPL from the exons ATGGCAGCATCCACGTCGTCGTCGAGCTCTGCAATCAAG GGACATACTGCAATTTCAACCTCAACATTCTATTCTGTTCCAAAAGAGAGGCCGAAGCGTTTTGTTCATGCAAACCTGCTGGATGTTATCAACCCTAATGAGagcgatttttccgctgatgaaAAAAGTGGCGAAAAAGTGTCTGGAGACAGCAGTGATGAAGGAGATGCCATCCAAACTGAGGTAGAAGAAGCTGAGGAAGAGGTTGCTACCTCGACAGATGCGCCTCCGGTAGATCGGATACTGCAGAACATGAAAAGGCGGTACACATGGGTGAAGAAGGATTTTGATATCGAGGCAGGTAGTTTCGAGAACAACTTtccgctgccacctgcagagccgCTGAGTGCAGTGGAATACTTTGACATGTTTGTTTCTCGATCCATGTTAAGGCTGTCGTCGATGAAAGCAATAAGTACTactttcaaaaacatggagccaCTCTAA